In Sylvia atricapilla isolate bSylAtr1 chromosome 25, bSylAtr1.pri, whole genome shotgun sequence, a genomic segment contains:
- the CNTN2 gene encoding contactin-2 translates to MGGTAGFIPTSLALGTFLVWCQAQSSTRSYGPVFEEQPSHTLFPEGSAEEKVTLGCRARANPPASYRWKMNGTELKLEPDSRYRLVAGDLVINNPTKAKDSGSYQCVASNSRGTVVSREASLRFGFLQEFSAEERDPVKITEGWGVMFPCSPPPHYPGLSYRWLLNEFPNFIPADGRRFISQTTGNLYIAKTEASDSGNYSCFATSHIDFITKSVFSKFSHLSLAAEDARQFPPSIKARFPADTYALTGQAVTLECFAFGNPVPQIRWRKLDGPQSSKWIGSEPLLQIQQAGFEDEGTYECEAENTKGRDTHQGRIIIHAQPEWLDVISDTEADIGSDLRWSCVASGKPRPTVRWLRDGQPLTSQNRIEVRGGELRFSKLVQEDSGMYQCVAENKHGTVYASAELTVQALAPDFRLNPVKRLIPAARSGKVIIPCQPRAAPKATVLWTKGTELLVNSSRVTITADGTLILQNISKSDEGKYTCFAENPMGKANSTGILSVRDATKITLAPSSADINVGENLTLQCHASHDPTMDLTFTWSLDDFPIDFDKSEGHYRRASAKEAIGDLSISNAQLRHSGRYTCTAQTVVDSASESATLTVRGPPGPPGGVVVRDIGDTSVQLSWSRGFDNHSPIARYLIEARTLLSSQWKQMRTNPVNIEGNAETAQVVNLIPWMDYEFRVLASNILGIGEPSLPSSKIRTKEAAPTVAPSGLSGGGGAPNELIITWTPTLRDYQNGDGFGYIVSFRRKGSQAWLRARVPHAESLHFVYRNESIAPYTPFEVKIKAYNRKGEGPESLTAIVYSAEEEPKAAPYRVIAKSVLSSEMDVSWEPVEQGEVTGVLLGYEIRYWKDGDKEEAADRVRTAGLVTSAHITGLNPNTVYHVSVRAYNRAGTGPPSPSTNVTTTRPPPKRPPGNISWSFSGSTVSIKWDPVVAKADESAVTGYKMLYRQDSHSAPTLYLASKSHIDIPIPEDFTHAFVQIRVTGPGGDGTPAEVHILRNTGTSMMVEDSGTRPAPPIVVITTNSLLMVALISSLEL, encoded by the exons ATGGGAGGCACCGCTGGATTCATCCCCACCTCCCTGGCCCTCGGCACCTTCCTGG TTTGGTgccaagcccagagcagcacGAGGAGCTACGGGCCGGTGTTTGAGGAGCAGCCGTCCCACACCCTCTTCCCCGAGGGCTCAGCGGAGGAAAAGGTcaccctgggctgcagagcaCGGGCCAACCCTCCCGCCAGCTACAG GTGGAAGATGAACGGCACGGAACTCAAGCTGGAGCCAGATTCCCGCTACAGGCTGGTGGCCGGGGATTTGGTGATCAACAACCCCACGAAAGCCAAAGATTCCGGCTCCTACCAGTGCGTGGCCTCCAATTCCAGGGGCACCGTGGTGAGCAGGGAAGCCTCACTGCGCTTTGGCT TTTTGCAGGAATTCTCGGCGGAAGAGCGGGACCCCGTGAAGATCACCGAGGGCTGGGGGGTGATGTTCCCCTGCAGTCCCCCGCCCCACTACCCAG gctTGTCCTACCGGTGGCTCCTGAACGAATTCCCCAATTTCATCCCGGCCGACGGGAGACGTTTCATCTCCCAGACCACGGGCAACCTTTACATCGCCAAGACCGAGGCCTCGGACTCGGGCAACTACTCCTGCTTCGCCACGAGCCACATCGACTTCATCACCAAGAGCGTCTTCAGCAAGTTCTCCCACCTCAGCCTGGCTGCGGAGG ATGCCAGGCAGTTCCCACCCAGCATCAAGGCCAGGTTCCCTGCGGACACCTACGCCCTGACCGGGCAGGCCGTGACCCTGGAGTGCTTCGCCTTCGGAAA CCCCGTGCCCCAGATCAGGTGGAGGAAGCTGGATGGGCCACAGTCCTCCAAGTGGATCGGCAGCGAGCCCCTGCTGCAGATCCAGCAGGCGGGATTCGAGGACGAGGGCACCTACGAGTGTGAGGCGGAGAACACCAAAGGGAGGGACACCCACCAGGGCCGCATCATCATCCACG CCCAGCCCGAATGGCTGGACGTGATCTCGGACACGGAGGCCGACATCGGGTCCGACCTGCGCTGGAGCTGCGTGGCCTCGGGCAAACCCCGGCCCACCGTGCGGTGGCTGCGGGATGGGCAGCCCCTGACGTCCCAG AACCGCATCGAAGTGAGGGGTGGAGAGCTGAGATTTTCCAAGCTAGTCCAGGAGGACTCTGGCATGTATCAGTGTGTGGCTGAGAACAAGCATGGCACAGTTTATGCAAGTGCTGAATTAACAGTGCAAG CCTTAGCTCCAGATTTTAGACTAAACCCAGTGAAGCGCCTGATCCCGGCGGCCCGGAGTGGGAAGGTCATCATCCCGTGCCAACCACGAGCAGCACCAAAAGCCACCGTGCTCTGGACCAAAGGGACAGAACTCCTGGTCAACAGCAGCAG GGTGACGATTACGGCGGACGGGACCTTGATCCTGCAGAACATCAGCAAGTCCGATGAGGGAAAATACACCTGCTTTGCCGAGAACCCCATGGGCAAAGCCAACAGCACTGGAATCCTCTCTGTCCGAG ATGCCACCAAGATCACGCTGGCGCCATCGAGCGCCGACATCAACGTGGGCGAGAACCTCACCCTGCAGTGCCATGCGTCCCACGACCCCACCATGGACCTCACCTTCACCTGGTCCCTGGATGATTTCCCCATTGACTTCGACAAGTCCGAGGGGCACTACCGGCGAGCCAGCGCG AAGGAGGCCATCGGGGACCTCAGCATCTCCAACGCGCAGCTGCGGCACTCGGGGCGTTACACCTGCACGGCCCAGACCGTGGTGGACAGCGCGTCCGAGTCAGCCACGCTCACCGTCAGAG GACCTCCAGGCCCGCCTGGCGGGGTGGTGGTGAGGGACATCGGTGACACCAGCgtccagctgagctggagccGCGGCTTTGACAACCACAGCCCCATCGCCAGGTACCTCATCGAGGCCAGGACCCTCCTGTCCAGCCAATGGAAGCAGATGCGCACCA ATCCCGTAAACATCGAGGGCAACGCGGAGACGGCGCAGGTGGTGAACCTCATCCCGTGGATGGATTACGAGTTCCGGGTCTTGGCCAGCAACATCCTGGGAATTGGGGAGCCCAGTCTGCCCTCCAGCAAAATCCGGACCAAGGAAGCAG CACCGACGGTGGCACCGTCCGGGCTCAGCGGCGGTGGAGGCGCTCCCAACGAGCTCATCATCACCTGGACG cCGACGCTGCGGGACTACCAGAACGGGGATGGCTTTGGGTACATCGTGTCCTTCCGGAGGAAGGGCAGCCAGGCCTGGCTGAGGGCGCGGGTGCCGCACGCCGAGTCGCTGCACTTCGTGTACCGCAACGAGAGCATCGCGCCCTACACGCCCTTCGAGGTGAAGATCAAGGCCTACAACAGGAAAGGGGAGGGCCCCGAGAGCCTCACGGCCATCGTGTACTCGGCAGAGGAAG AACCCAAAGCGGCTCCTTACAGGGTCATTGCCAAGTCTGTCCTGTCCTCGGAGATGGATGTGTCCTGGGAGCCCGTGGAGCAGGGAGAAGTGACCGGAGTGCTTTTGGGATATGAG ATCCGGTACTGGAAGGATGGGGACAAGGAGGAGGCGGCTGACAGAGTGAGGACAGCCGGGCTGGTGACATCAGCTCACATCACCGGCCTGAACCCCAACACCGTCTACCACGTGTCTGTGCGAGCTTACAACCGGGCAGGGACcggcccccccagcccctccaccaACGTCACCACCACCAGACCCC CACCAAAAAGGCCACCTGGGAACATCTCCTGGAGTTTTTCCGGCTCCACGGTCAGCATCAAGTGGGACCCCGTGGTGGCCAAGGCGGATGAATCGGCAGTGACGGGGTACAAG ATGCTCTACAGGCAGGATTCCCACTCGGCCCCCACCCTGTACCTGGCCAGCAAGAGCCACATCGACATCCCCATCCCGGAGGATTTCACCCACGCCTTCGTCCAGATCCGCGTGACCGGACCCGGCGGGGACGGGACCCCGGCAGAGGTTCACATCCTCCGGAACACCG GGACCAGCATGATGGTGGAGGACTCGGGGACGAGGCCAGCACCTCCCATCGTGGTCATCACCACCAACTCCCTGCTGATGGTGGCCCtgatcagctccctggagctctga
- the TMEM81 gene encoding LOW QUALITY PROTEIN: transmembrane protein 81 (The sequence of the model RefSeq protein was modified relative to this genomic sequence to represent the inferred CDS: substituted 1 base at 1 genomic stop codon) — MEQSPMVLILLCLLCLPAALPSGSELGSRSGSKLPLGSELPSGSELGLGSELPSGLRSGSELPSGSELGSESDSELPSGSGSSSELPSGSGPDSELPSGSESDSELPSGSGTDSDLPLGSGSGSDSELPSGSAPDSQLPTVPEPVLVGLRTMVVVNSTSCSVTCGLGVREEQVCEVTPAAEIRNCSAVRSRCLSDWICGLQHLRIPEGKPVRLVCLSPDAASLGGADFGYTWTFARGLITTNDLLFRPFRNSSPSLSFSPALESHSGTYRCDVQVLSSFKLVKRIYFGLRVIPGGLVDLDFEKSLTWEQQLAANGEEPPGNGSGAAEWEKRRDWWEKQWFYEAVLGIGSGVIVGILLGLGLCCLGRVCRGRAAARMNGIXCSSPALALC; from the coding sequence ATGGAGCAGAGCCCCATGGTGCTGATCCTGCTGTGCCTCCTGTGCCTTCCAGCGGCGCTTCCTTCGGGGTCGGAGCTGGGATCGAGATCGGGCTCGAAGCTTCCCTTGGGATCAGAGCTGCCCTCAGGATCAGAGCTGGGATTAGGATCGGAGCTTCCCTCAGGATTGAGATCAGGCTCGGAGCTTCCCTCGGGGTCAGAGCTGGGATCAGAATCAGACTCTGAGCTTCCGTCAGGATCAGGATCGAGCTCAGAGCTTCCCTCGGGATCAGGGCCTGACTCTGAACTTCCTTCGGGGTCAGAATCGGACTCAGAGCTTCCCTCAGGATCGGGAACGGACTCTGATCTTCCTTTGggatcaggatcaggatcagaTTCAGAGCTTCCCTCAGGATCAGCCCCAGACTCGCAGCTCCCCACGGTTCCGGAGCCCGTCCTGGTGGGGCTGAGGACCATGGTGGTGGTGAACTCCACGTCGTGCAGCGTCACCTGCGGGCTGGGCGTGAGGGAGGAGCAGGTGTGCGAGGTCACCCCGGCCGCGGAGATCCGGAATTGCTCCGCGGTGCGCTCCCGCTGCCTCAGCGATTGGATCTGCGGCCTCCAGCACCTCagaattcctgagggaaaaCCCGTCCGGCTCGTCTGCCTCTCCCCAGACGCCGCCAGCCTGGGAGGGGCGGATTTTGGCTACACCTGGACGTTCGCCCGCGGGCTCATCACCACCAACGACCTCCTATTCCGTCCTTTCCGCaattccagcccttccctgagcTTCTCGCCGGCTCTGGAGTCGCACTCCGGCACCTACCGCTGCGACGTGCAGGTGCTGAGCTCCTTCAAGCTGGTCAAGAGGATCTACTTCGGCCTCAGGGTGATCCCCGGGGGTCTGGTGGATCTGGACTTCGAGAAATCCCTgacctgggagcagcagctggcgGCCAACGGGGAGGAACCGCCGGGAAACGGCAGCGGCGCCGCGGAGTGGGAAAAGCGGCGGGATTGGTGGGAGAAGCAGTGGTTCTACGAGGCCGTGCTGGGGATCGGGAGCGGAGTCATCGTGGGGATCCTCTTGGGCctcgggctctgctgcctgggcagggtttgcagggggagagcagcagccagaatGAACGGGATTTGATGCAGTTCCCCAGCTTTGGCTCTTTGTTAG